GAATATATGATGAGAAATGCAGGGAGAGTTCTTACACGGACACAGATAGTAGATCATGTATGGGATTATGAATTTGATGGTTTATCAAACATAATAGATGTATATATACGGTATCTAAGAAAAAAAATTGACGATGGTTTCGGGCAAAAACTAATTCATACTATTCGCGGTAGCGGATACTGTCTTAAGGAGAATTAATATGAAAAAGATATATTTTCCTATAAAATTAAAATTAACGTTATGGTATGTTACACTTTTGATTATAGTTATAATAGCATTTAGTGTAACTATTTATTTTAGCCTGCAAAGGATGATTATAATTAATGAAGATACTCTTCTGAAATCGCAAGTAGCTCAAACTATAGCTACATTAGATGTGGAAAATGGCAGATTAAAACCTAGTGAGGCACCATTTTATGCAAATACAAATTTCTATGGTACACTATTGTCATACCCGGATATGAAAATAGTAGAGTCGAATTTATCTGATAAAATATTAAAATTATATATGCCTAAAGATTCTGGTTTTATAGGGAAATATAAAACAATTACAAATGGTGATAATAAATGGAGAATATATTCAGAACCTATCTATTCTGAGCATAAAAAAATCGGCATTTTAATATTAGCACAGCCTCTTAATCTAGCCTACATTGCTATCAACAATTTATTTGTATTATTTATATATCTCATACCATTTATAGTTATTATCGCCATATTAGGTGGCCTTTTACTTGCAAATAAAGCACTAAAACCAATAAGCTATATGACGAAAATCGCACGTGAAATAAGTATGGGAGATTTATCAAAAAGGTTGAATCTTCCCTATACTAATGATGAAATAGGAAAACTCGCTCAAACATTTGATATGATGCTTGATAAAATAGATATATCTGTAAAAAAGCAAAGGCAATTTACACATGATGCATCACATGAATTGAGAACACCCATCGCCGTTATACAAAGCAGAGCCGAATCAATGTTAGCAACAAAATACACTGATGAAGAATATAAAAAATCAATTTCTATTATCCTTGATGAAGCAAAACATATGGGAAAACTCGTTTCAAACCTATTATTTTTGGCAAGAGGTGATTCAAATACAGATAAACTTAAAATGGAAAATTTAAATTTTACTGAATTGGTAGAAGGCATTGTAGATGAACTAAAACCAATTGCACAAGATAACAATATAGACATTAAAATAATAAAAAGTGAGATATCATATATATATGGTGATCAGACACGTTTAACACAACTTCTATACAATATTATAGATAATGCTATAAAATACAATGTCCCTGGTGGAAAAATTTTTGTTTCAGTAGAAACAAAGGGGAAATATCTCAAAACATCGATACAGGATACAGGTATAGGAATACCGGCGGAACATCTTCCACATATTTTCGAGAGATTTTACCGTGTTGACAAAGCACGCTCAAGAAAAAGTGGTGGTAGCGGGTTAGGACTTTCTATATGTCAATGGATAGCAAATGTACATGGCGGTAAAATCGATGCTATAAGTAGAGAAGGTAAAGGTAGTACATTTATTATATGGCTTCCTTTAAAAACGCAATGACATATCATTACACTAATCTTACTTTATGCTTTAACATGTATGCTTTAAATTGTATAAAATATAATATCTTTTACAAACCCAAAAGAAAATATAAATGCAATATCAATTATGAATATAAATTTGCCTGTACCTCGATTTATACAATATATTAGGATCGTGGTTAATTGCCCTTGGTGCATTTATCGATACAATTGGTACAGAAGAAAAAGCCATAACTTAAGTCATATTTAAAAAGGGTAAAGTTTATCTTTACTCTTTTTAAACTGTTATCCATCTATGCCAGATTGTTAATATATACTTCTCTATCG
This portion of the Thermoanaerobacterium sp. RBIITD genome encodes:
- a CDS encoding HAMP domain-containing sensor histidine kinase is translated as MKKIYFPIKLKLTLWYVTLLIIVIIAFSVTIYFSLQRMIIINEDTLLKSQVAQTIATLDVENGRLKPSEAPFYANTNFYGTLLSYPDMKIVESNLSDKILKLYMPKDSGFIGKYKTITNGDNKWRIYSEPIYSEHKKIGILILAQPLNLAYIAINNLFVLFIYLIPFIVIIAILGGLLLANKALKPISYMTKIAREISMGDLSKRLNLPYTNDEIGKLAQTFDMMLDKIDISVKKQRQFTHDASHELRTPIAVIQSRAESMLATKYTDEEYKKSISIILDEAKHMGKLVSNLLFLARGDSNTDKLKMENLNFTELVEGIVDELKPIAQDNNIDIKIIKSEISYIYGDQTRLTQLLYNIIDNAIKYNVPGGKIFVSVETKGKYLKTSIQDTGIGIPAEHLPHIFERFYRVDKARSRKSGGSGLGLSICQWIANVHGGKIDAISREGKGSTFIIWLPLKTQ